The proteins below come from a single Streptococcus hyointestinalis genomic window:
- the trpD gene encoding anthranilate phosphoribosyltransferase produces the protein MKEIFAKLVVKEDLSAEEMTAVAEKLFSGQLSDAETAAFLLGLTAKGESFDEIASLIKVIRSHAKKVPGNFHDLMDNCGTGGDRSFSFNISTTTSFLLAAGGIKLAKHGNRSISSKSGSADVLEELGIKLDVSPEVIEKALDEAGLAFLFAQSMHPVMRYVGPARQTLGIPTIMNIIGPLNHPMDLDYQLMGLYREDLQETCAKLLDHLGRKRAVIITGPDNMDEAALCGVNHYTLLDHGTITKGQFSYADLGMDEVPLCEIQGGDAKENAAILLSVLRNEPSPFRETTVVNAALGFFAAGKVETIEDGVTLAREVLASGKALAVLDKLKEVQV, from the coding sequence ATGAAGGAAATATTTGCAAAGTTGGTGGTAAAAGAGGATTTGAGCGCAGAGGAGATGACAGCCGTTGCTGAAAAGCTTTTTTCAGGGCAGTTGTCAGACGCTGAGACGGCAGCATTTTTGCTGGGTTTGACCGCCAAAGGAGAGAGTTTTGATGAGATTGCGAGTTTGATTAAGGTCATTCGAAGTCATGCTAAGAAAGTGCCAGGCAACTTTCATGATCTGATGGACAATTGTGGGACTGGAGGCGACCGTTCTTTTAGTTTTAATATCTCAACGACGACAAGTTTTTTACTAGCTGCAGGTGGTATCAAGCTTGCTAAACACGGCAATCGCTCCATTTCTTCAAAATCTGGCTCAGCAGATGTGCTTGAAGAACTGGGTATCAAACTTGATGTCAGTCCAGAAGTGATTGAAAAAGCACTAGATGAAGCTGGTTTAGCTTTTCTATTTGCCCAATCTATGCACCCTGTCATGCGCTATGTGGGACCAGCCAGGCAAACGCTAGGTATTCCTACGATTATGAATATCATAGGACCGCTCAACCACCCTATGGACTTGGATTATCAGCTCATGGGCTTGTATCGAGAGGATTTGCAGGAGACTTGTGCCAAGCTTCTTGATCACCTTGGGCGCAAGCGTGCGGTCATCATCACTGGTCCAGATAATATGGACGAAGCTGCGCTCTGTGGTGTCAATCACTATACGCTATTAGACCATGGTACGATTACCAAGGGACAGTTTAGCTATGCGGACTTGGGCATGGATGAGGTGCCACTTTGTGAGATACAGGGTGGCGATGCCAAGGAAAACGCAGCTATTCTCCTCAGTGTCCTTAGAAATGAGCCTAGTCCATTTCGAGAAACGACTGTTGTCAATGCAGCGCTTGGCTTCTTTGCAGCGGGTAAGGTAGAGACAATAGAAGATGGCGTTACGCTAGCTCGCGAGGTGCTGGCTTCAGGCAAAGCGCTAGCTGTTTTAGACAAACTCAAGGAGGTGCAGGTATGA
- the trpC gene encoding indole-3-glycerol phosphate synthase TrpC, which translates to MRDGKFLERILAVKEQENAKLEAEDIKPLRKTYSFYDYVKAHNDRIHVIAEVKKASPSLGAINMDVDLLEQARSYEAAGASMISVLTDEPFFKGHIDYLREISDEVVIPTLNKDFIIDEKQIIRGRNAGATVILLIVAALSKERLQELFDFATSLGLEVLVETHNLAELKIAHQIGAKIIGVNNRDLTSFKTDLQTSVDMIPYLKSEPVYISESAIVTANDVKRLVPAYDGILCGTTLMQSKDVTTKLKELAIDKG; encoded by the coding sequence ATGAGAGACGGAAAGTTTTTAGAGCGTATCCTAGCGGTTAAAGAGCAGGAAAATGCAAAGTTAGAAGCAGAGGACATCAAGCCACTGCGCAAGACCTATTCCTTTTACGACTACGTCAAGGCGCACAATGATAGGATACATGTCATCGCTGAGGTCAAAAAGGCAAGCCCTAGCCTAGGCGCTATCAATATGGACGTTGATTTGTTGGAGCAGGCGAGAAGCTACGAGGCAGCTGGTGCCAGCATGATTTCTGTCTTGACAGACGAGCCTTTTTTCAAGGGGCACATAGATTATCTGCGTGAGATTTCAGACGAGGTGGTTATTCCGACGTTGAACAAGGACTTTATCATCGATGAAAAGCAGATTATCAGAGGGCGCAATGCTGGTGCGACGGTGATTTTGCTGATTGTCGCAGCACTGAGCAAAGAACGTCTGCAAGAACTCTTTGACTTTGCGACGTCTTTGGGGCTAGAGGTCTTGGTTGAGACGCATAATCTAGCCGAGCTTAAGATTGCTCACCAGATTGGCGCTAAGATTATAGGGGTGAATAATCGGGATTTGACCTCCTTTAAGACGGATTTGCAAACCAGCGTAGATATGATTCCTTACCTCAAGAGTGAGCCAGTCTATATATCGGAGTCTGCTATCGTCACAGCGAACGACGTCAAGCGCCTAGTGCCAGCCTATGACGGTATCCTCTGCGGGACGACCCTCATGCAATCTAAAGACGTCACGACTAAACTAAAGGAGCTTGCTATTGACAAAGGTTAA
- a CDS encoding phosphoribosylanthranilate isomerase yields the protein MTKVKICGLRTKEAVQAVVEAGADYIGFVFADSRRKVSSKEANSLAQLIPDTIQKVGVFVSPSLEELQEVSREVSLDLIQIHGDYDEACRSLGLPIIRALAVGKDKQLFSEVADYYLFDAPTAGSGVRFDWEAFDAQNAIKPYFIAGGLTPENVTDCIAHFHPYAVDVSSGVETDGKKDVDKIKAFIKGVKHGL from the coding sequence TTGACAAAGGTTAAGATATGTGGGCTAAGAACGAAAGAGGCGGTGCAGGCAGTGGTTGAAGCTGGCGCAGACTATATCGGCTTTGTCTTTGCGGACAGCAGGAGAAAGGTCAGCTCAAAAGAAGCAAATAGCCTAGCGCAGCTGATACCAGACACTATCCAAAAAGTTGGCGTCTTTGTCAGCCCTAGCCTAGAAGAACTGCAGGAGGTGTCACGAGAGGTGTCGCTTGATCTCATCCAGATACACGGTGACTACGACGAGGCTTGTAGAAGCTTGGGGCTGCCTATCATCCGTGCGCTAGCTGTTGGAAAAGACAAACAGTTATTTAGCGAAGTAGCGGATTATTATCTCTTTGACGCACCGACAGCAGGCAGCGGAGTGAGGTTTGATTGGGAGGCGTTTGACGCACAAAACGCTATTAAACCTTACTTTATAGCGGGGGGATTGACCCCAGAAAATGTCACAGACTGCATTGCTCACTTTCATCCTTACGCTGTGGATGTATCCTCAGGGGTGGAGACAGATGGCAAAAAGGACGTGGACAAGATAAAAGCATTTATAAAAGGAGTAAAACATGGCTTATAA
- the trpB gene encoding tryptophan synthase subunit beta, producing MAYKQPDEKGFFGDFGGRFVPETLMTAVLELDEAYKEAKADPAFQEELNQLLTYYVGRENPLYFAKRLSDYAGGAKIYLKREDLNHTGAHKINNALGQVLLAKRMGKNKIIAETGAGQHGVATATAAALFDMECTIYMGEEDVKRQALNVFRMELLGAKVEAVTDGSRVLKDAVNAALRAWVANVEDTHYIMGSVLGPAPFPEIVRDFQLVIGREAKEQFRDLTGQDLPDALVACVGGGSNAMGLFYPFVDDTSVAMYGVEAAGLGLDTEEHAATMTKGRAGVLHGSLMDLLQDAEGQILEAFSISAGLDYPGVGPEHSHFNAIGRAHYVPITDEEALEGFKLLSRLEGIIPALESSHAIAYVVKLAKELGKDKSIIVCLSGRGDKDVMQVKERFEKEQKGV from the coding sequence ATGGCTTATAAACAACCAGATGAAAAGGGATTTTTTGGTGATTTTGGAGGGCGTTTTGTCCCAGAAACACTGATGACAGCAGTTTTAGAGTTGGATGAGGCTTACAAAGAAGCGAAAGCTGACCCAGCTTTTCAAGAAGAGCTTAACCAACTTTTGACCTATTATGTGGGGCGGGAAAATCCGCTGTATTTTGCTAAGCGTTTGAGTGATTATGCAGGTGGTGCTAAGATTTACCTCAAGCGTGAGGACCTCAACCACACAGGAGCGCACAAGATTAACAATGCTTTAGGGCAAGTGCTTTTAGCCAAGCGCATGGGTAAAAACAAGATTATTGCAGAGACAGGTGCTGGTCAGCATGGGGTTGCGACAGCGACAGCAGCAGCGCTGTTTGACATGGAGTGTACCATTTACATGGGAGAAGAGGACGTCAAACGTCAAGCGCTCAATGTCTTTCGCATGGAGTTGCTGGGGGCTAAGGTGGAAGCCGTCACAGATGGTTCACGTGTGCTCAAAGACGCTGTTAATGCTGCCCTTCGTGCTTGGGTGGCAAATGTAGAGGACACGCACTACATCATGGGGTCTGTCCTTGGTCCAGCGCCATTTCCAGAGATTGTGCGTGATTTTCAGTTGGTCATCGGTCGTGAAGCCAAGGAGCAGTTTAGAGACTTGACTGGGCAAGATTTGCCAGACGCACTTGTCGCCTGTGTTGGTGGTGGTTCCAATGCCATGGGGCTTTTCTATCCATTTGTCGATGACACGTCTGTTGCTATGTACGGTGTTGAGGCGGCAGGTCTTGGCTTAGATACGGAGGAACATGCGGCGACCATGACAAAAGGTAGAGCAGGTGTTCTTCACGGCTCACTCATGGATCTCTTGCAAGACGCCGAAGGGCAAATCCTAGAAGCTTTTTCGATTTCAGCGGGACTGGACTATCCTGGTGTCGGTCCAGAGCATTCGCATTTTAATGCTATTGGTCGAGCTCACTATGTGCCAATCACAGATGAGGAGGCGCTTGAGGGCTTCAAATTGCTATCACGCCTTGAGGGCATTATCCCTGCCTTGGAGTCCAGCCATGCTATTGCCTATGTGGTCAAGCTAGCCAAGGAACTCGGTAAGGACAAGTCTATTATCGTCTGCCTGTCAGGACGAGGGGATAAGGATGTTATGCAGGTCAAAGAGCGTTTTGAGAAGGAACAAAAAGGAGTCTAG
- the trpA gene encoding tryptophan synthase subunit alpha gives MEKTLTRLLQAKKAAGSSIFIPYIMAGDHDKGVDGLANTITFLADLGVSAIEIGIPFSDPVADGPVIELAGNRSLKKGTTPHAIVKALKSIVTETPLIIMTYFNPIFQYGLEQFIADLADTPIKGLIIPDLPHEQAYFIKPLLEETDIALVPLVSLTTGLERQKMLVEDAEGFIYAVAVNGVTGKASSYRKDLDEHLARLRDLASIPVLTGFGISTHEDVERFNHVSDGVIVGSKIVQALADKKDTEIANFIRESLG, from the coding sequence ATGGAAAAAACATTAACACGCCTCTTGCAGGCAAAAAAAGCAGCAGGTAGTAGTATTTTTATCCCTTATATCATGGCGGGTGACCATGATAAGGGCGTTGATGGGCTGGCTAATACCATTACTTTTCTAGCGGACTTGGGAGTGTCTGCTATTGAGATTGGCATTCCCTTTTCAGACCCTGTAGCGGACGGTCCTGTTATCGAGCTGGCTGGCAATCGTAGTCTGAAAAAGGGCACAACGCCCCACGCGATTGTAAAGGCGCTAAAAAGCATTGTGACAGAAACGCCTCTGATTATCATGACGTATTTCAATCCGATTTTCCAGTACGGTTTGGAGCAGTTTATCGCTGACTTGGCGGACACGCCTATCAAGGGACTCATCATTCCAGACTTGCCACATGAGCAGGCTTACTTTATCAAACCATTGCTTGAAGAAACGGACATTGCTCTCGTGCCACTGGTCAGTCTCACCACAGGGCTTGAGCGCCAAAAGATGTTAGTCGAAGACGCTGAGGGCTTCATCTACGCTGTTGCTGTCAATGGGGTGACTGGTAAGGCAAGCAGCTACCGCAAGGATTTAGACGAGCACCTCGCACGCCTAAGAGATCTGGCGTCTATTCCTGTTTTGACAGGATTTGGCATTTCGACACATGAGGATGTTGAGCGCTTCAATCACGTCTCAGACGGCGTCATCGTCGGCTCCAAAATCGTCCAAGCCTTAGCTGACAAAAAAGACACAGAGATTGCAAACTTTATAAGAGAAAGTTTGGGGTAA
- a CDS encoding LysR family transcriptional regulator: protein MFSKYAIFLKVLDLGSFTKTAQAINYSQSAISQSIKSLEEELQTPLLIRSKEGLSLTKDGQVYLPYIKELVVREKALSEKIREMTGLGKSTITIGVFTSASRYFLLDYLSRFKETYPDLRVFLKQGDYTSISRWIETGEVDFGFINADITDSLEQKILYQDQLLLVLPDNHPLATRKSLSLRDISQLPLILLDEGRDNIAKQTFEQHRLDPIIDYMIYDDYTIVEMIKRGLGVGLLYQAFLDNIDMTDLTAIPIDEKPSRHVALAWHKWDILPLASKKMLTFILEDLS from the coding sequence ATGTTTTCAAAATACGCCATTTTTCTCAAGGTTCTAGACTTGGGAAGTTTTACCAAAACAGCTCAAGCTATCAACTACAGCCAAAGCGCTATCAGCCAATCTATCAAATCTTTAGAAGAAGAACTTCAGACGCCCCTTCTCATTCGTAGCAAAGAAGGGCTCAGCCTGACCAAAGACGGTCAAGTCTACTTGCCCTATATCAAAGAATTAGTCGTTCGTGAAAAAGCTCTAAGCGAAAAAATTAGAGAAATGACTGGTCTTGGGAAATCCACTATTACTATTGGAGTCTTTACCAGCGCCAGCCGTTATTTCCTCTTAGACTATCTCAGTCGCTTCAAGGAGACTTATCCAGACTTGCGTGTTTTCTTAAAACAAGGTGACTACACCAGCATTTCTAGATGGATTGAAACTGGGGAAGTCGATTTTGGTTTTATTAATGCCGATATCACCGACAGCTTAGAGCAAAAAATCCTTTACCAAGACCAACTCCTACTGGTTCTACCAGACAATCATCCGCTAGCTACACGAAAGTCCCTCTCACTTCGTGATATCAGCCAGCTTCCTCTTATCCTTTTGGATGAAGGGCGTGATAATATTGCTAAACAAACCTTTGAACAACACCGACTTGATCCTATCATTGACTACATGATCTATGACGACTATACTATCGTTGAAATGATTAAGCGTGGATTAGGGGTGGGACTGCTTTATCAAGCCTTTCTCGATAATATTGATATGACAGACCTCACTGCCATCCCCATCGATGAAAAACCCAGCCGCCACGTCGCACTAGCATGGCACAAATGGGATATCCTGCCACTAGCATCTAAAAAAATGTTGACATTTATTTTGGAAGATCTTTCTTAA
- a CDS encoding DMT family transporter yields the protein MLEKHAKLVSITIPLVWGFSYIFMTFGIAQIPTFELVTLRCSIAFLVMGVLFFKHLKNYLSKVLLLYSAIAGLLLFSVFACLVVGVTYTDASTTGFLQSTTVVIVPLMQVIFDRKLPQVRTMLACLITLVGLALLSGAQLMTLNLGAIAALLSAVIYAGHILFSKFAVQRIDATSLGILQLGFASLYGVLSSLFFEKVVFPSGLSSWIAILGLALLCSAYGFVMLAKLQSYVSAEFTGFMFSLEPVFTAIFAMIIFGESLQIKGYFGAILILIGGLLASSKKANISDKEQESSTSCAY from the coding sequence ATGTTAGAAAAACATGCAAAACTCGTTTCAATCACTATTCCGCTTGTTTGGGGATTTTCCTATATTTTCATGACATTTGGTATTGCACAAATACCAACCTTTGAGTTGGTTACCTTAAGATGTAGCATTGCCTTTCTCGTCATGGGCGTTCTCTTTTTCAAACATCTTAAAAACTATTTATCAAAAGTATTGCTTTTATATAGTGCTATTGCGGGTCTTTTATTATTTAGTGTTTTTGCCTGTCTTGTTGTGGGAGTCACTTATACAGACGCTTCTACAACCGGCTTTTTACAAAGCACAACGGTCGTGATTGTACCGCTCATGCAAGTGATTTTTGACCGCAAGTTACCACAAGTGAGAACTATGCTTGCTTGTTTGATAACTCTTGTCGGACTTGCTTTGTTGAGTGGTGCGCAGTTGATGACGCTGAATCTCGGTGCTATTGCAGCCCTCTTGTCGGCTGTCATCTATGCTGGACATATTTTGTTTTCAAAGTTTGCCGTACAAAGGATTGATGCTACTAGCCTTGGTATTTTGCAATTAGGATTTGCCAGTCTTTATGGTGTGCTGAGCTCTCTTTTTTTTGAAAAAGTGGTCTTTCCTAGTGGTCTGTCTTCGTGGATAGCTATTCTTGGTTTAGCGCTATTATGCTCAGCTTACGGATTTGTCATGTTAGCCAAATTGCAATCTTACGTTTCTGCTGAATTTACAGGGTTTATGTTTTCTTTAGAGCCAGTTTTTACAGCTATTTTTGCCATGATAATTTTTGGCGAAAGCTTGCAGATAAAAGGTTACTTCGGTGCTATTTTGATTCTTATAGGGGGTTTGTTAGCAAGTAGTAAGAAAGCTAATATATCTGATAAAGAGCAGGAAAGCTCGACAAGTTGTGCTTATTAA
- a CDS encoding TetR/AcrR family transcriptional regulator, whose protein sequence is MAEKTEIEKLNILRKNNAESNAITKECIESALILLMKEKPFSEISILEITKRAGVGRSSYYRNYDSKEAILEGHLDSIFAETTLALQKFDPISQCKESWITLLTITKTHAADYKLLFEAGFGDKILNRFLSSFNNDPDRCAVTDITNTYISGCIYAVVKYWINDNMKTDISTVAEVCSNLMTSGMRL, encoded by the coding sequence ATGGCTGAAAAGACAGAAATTGAAAAACTGAATATCCTCAGAAAAAATAATGCAGAATCGAATGCCATTACAAAGGAATGTATTGAATCTGCACTGATACTTCTGATGAAGGAAAAACCTTTTTCTGAGATTTCAATTTTGGAAATCACTAAGCGAGCAGGAGTTGGTAGATCCTCTTATTACAGAAACTATGACTCCAAGGAGGCGATTCTTGAGGGGCATCTGGACAGCATATTTGCAGAAACTACTTTAGCTTTGCAAAAGTTTGATCCAATAAGTCAGTGCAAGGAATCGTGGATAACGCTTCTTACAATAACAAAGACTCATGCAGCTGATTATAAATTGCTTTTCGAAGCGGGGTTTGGGGATAAGATACTGAACCGATTTCTTTCCAGTTTCAATAATGATCCGGACAGATGCGCCGTAACAGATATCACGAACACATATATTTCAGGATGTATTTATGCTGTTGTGAAGTACTGGATTAATGACAATATGAAAACAGATATTTCCACCGTTGCTGAAGTGTGCAGTAATCTGATGACCTCAGGGATGAGATTGTAA
- a CDS encoding DUF998 domain-containing protein has translation MKNISKNVYAGGIVLSASGILFLVLEFLTANTWKNPAYNYATYWMSDLGVPIQTEVNGHIVNSPWYALMNLNFVTWGLMLIVGFLLILPLFDKKVSRRVIPLTIIYAFGPIIIGTFPGYEFSLQFMHPIGALLAVIGGGLHALTTGIYLGQKLNNRWYRIVSIVLAVIAMTGLFFTLTQAYPESIQGIVERICIYPIVIWPVITGFILLKNGQYTE, from the coding sequence ATGAAAAACATCTCAAAGAATGTGTACGCAGGTGGAATTGTCCTGTCAGCTTCAGGAATCCTGTTCCTCGTTCTTGAATTTCTTACAGCAAATACCTGGAAGAATCCAGCTTATAACTACGCAACCTATTGGATGAGTGATCTTGGGGTACCAATACAGACTGAAGTCAACGGACATATTGTGAACTCACCTTGGTATGCCCTAATGAATCTAAATTTTGTAACATGGGGATTAATGCTTATCGTGGGATTCCTGCTTATTTTACCTTTATTTGATAAAAAAGTTTCTAGACGAGTAATTCCATTGACTATCATATATGCTTTTGGCCCCATCATTATCGGAACATTTCCGGGATATGAGTTCAGCTTGCAGTTTATGCATCCAATCGGTGCCTTGTTAGCCGTTATCGGTGGAGGATTACATGCGCTCACAACCGGTATATATCTTGGACAAAAACTGAATAATAGGTGGTACCGGATTGTATCGATTGTGCTAGCGGTGATTGCAATGACAGGATTATTTTTCACACTGACACAAGCATATCCGGAGAGTATTCAGGGGATAGTAGAAAGAATCTGTATCTATCCCATCGTGATTTGGCCAGTGATTACAGGATTTATATTACTGAAAAATGGTCAATATACTGAGTGA
- a CDS encoding YjjG family noncanonical pyrimidine nucleotidase encodes MYYIFLLFDLDHTLLDFDCAEDRALDALLAHEGFMDVSAFKDYYIPMNKGMWRDLEKGDISKPELINTRFSRAFVHFGLEKDGKELAQLYQRFLSQQGQTYEGARELLADLKQAGYQIYAATNGVTAIQEGRLERSGLLPYFDAIFISEQLATAKPSLDFFEKVSERIAGFSKEKTLMIGDSLTADMAGGAAFGIDTAWYNSKQLDNNSSVQPTYTLSDYSDLRALLLR; translated from the coding sequence TTGTATTACATATTTCTACTCTTCGACCTTGACCACACTTTGCTTGATTTTGATTGTGCTGAGGATAGGGCTTTGGATGCGCTTCTTGCGCATGAGGGCTTTATGGACGTGTCAGCTTTTAAAGACTACTATATCCCTATGAATAAAGGGATGTGGCGTGATTTGGAAAAGGGTGACATCTCTAAGCCTGAGCTCATCAACACCCGTTTTTCACGTGCTTTTGTGCATTTTGGATTGGAAAAGGATGGCAAAGAGTTAGCGCAACTTTATCAGCGTTTTCTCAGCCAGCAAGGGCAGACCTACGAGGGGGCACGTGAGCTGTTAGCGGATTTGAAGCAGGCTGGTTATCAGATTTACGCAGCGACCAACGGCGTCACAGCTATCCAGGAGGGGCGTCTGGAGCGCTCTGGTCTTTTGCCTTATTTTGATGCCATTTTCATCTCCGAGCAGTTGGCGACGGCAAAACCCTCTCTTGACTTTTTTGAAAAAGTGAGTGAGCGCATTGCTGGCTTTTCAAAAGAGAAGACACTGATGATTGGGGATAGTTTGACGGCGGACATGGCTGGGGGAGCTGCTTTTGGCATTGATACCGCTTGGTACAATTCCAAGCAGCTGGACAATAATAGCTCCGTGCAGCCAACTTATACTTTGTCCGATTATAGCGATTTGCGTGCTCTTTTATTGAGATAA
- a CDS encoding homoserine dehydrogenase, producing the protein MSIKIGLLGFGTVASGIPFLLQENGQKIEEAAKDKLEIAKVLVKDDAEKERLVAAGHAYNFVTDVDAILSDDDIQIVVELMGRIEPAKTFITKALEAGKHVVSANKDLIATHGKELIALAQEKGLAFYYEAAVAGGIPILRTLANSLTSDKVTRILGVLNGTSNFMMTKMVDEGWTYDAALAEAQRLGYAESDPTNDVEGIDAAYKAVILSQFGFGMTIDFEQVDHQGISTITPDDVAVAQELGYVIKLVGDIRETATGISAEVSPTFLPKDHPLASVNDVMNAVFVESIGIGESMYYGPGAGQKPTATSVTADIVRIARRLSDNTVGKPFNEFSRETRLADASDVKSHYYFAITTPDEKGQLLRLAELFNAEDISFEQVLQQKASDNQARVVIITHSMSKTQLAHITDKLSAISDMTLLNTFKVLGE; encoded by the coding sequence ATGTCGATTAAAATTGGATTATTAGGATTTGGAACAGTTGCGAGCGGGATTCCGTTTTTATTGCAGGAAAATGGTCAAAAAATTGAAGAAGCCGCTAAAGATAAATTAGAAATTGCAAAAGTCTTGGTCAAAGACGACGCTGAAAAAGAGCGACTTGTCGCAGCAGGTCATGCCTACAACTTTGTGACGGATGTGGATGCGATTTTAAGTGATGATGACATTCAAATCGTCGTTGAGTTGATGGGACGTATCGAGCCAGCAAAAACCTTTATCACAAAGGCGCTGGAAGCTGGTAAGCACGTCGTGTCAGCCAATAAAGACTTGATTGCTACACACGGCAAAGAGCTCATTGCTCTCGCTCAAGAAAAAGGACTTGCTTTTTACTATGAAGCGGCTGTTGCAGGTGGTATTCCTATCTTGCGGACATTAGCCAACTCCCTCACTTCTGACAAGGTGACCCGTATTTTAGGTGTCTTAAATGGAACATCTAACTTCATGATGACCAAGATGGTTGATGAAGGCTGGACTTATGACGCAGCGCTTGCTGAAGCACAACGTCTAGGCTATGCTGAAAGCGACCCAACCAACGACGTTGAAGGGATTGATGCTGCATATAAAGCGGTTATTTTGAGTCAATTCGGTTTTGGCATGACCATTGATTTTGAGCAGGTTGACCACCAAGGTATCTCGACCATTACGCCTGATGATGTGGCAGTAGCGCAAGAGCTGGGCTATGTCATCAAGTTGGTCGGTGATATTCGTGAGACTGCCACTGGTATCTCTGCCGAAGTGTCGCCAACTTTCTTGCCAAAAGACCATCCACTAGCCAGCGTCAACGACGTGATGAACGCTGTCTTTGTCGAGTCTATCGGTATCGGTGAGTCTATGTACTACGGTCCAGGAGCTGGGCAAAAGCCAACGGCGACATCTGTAACAGCTGATATTGTGCGCATTGCTCGCCGTTTATCAGACAATACTGTTGGAAAACCGTTTAATGAATTTAGCAGAGAAACTCGCTTGGCAGACGCTAGTGACGTGAAGAGTCATTACTATTTTGCCATCACAACACCAGACGAAAAAGGGCAACTCCTTCGCCTAGCTGAGTTGTTTAACGCTGAGGACATCTCATTTGAGCAAGTCTTGCAACAAAAAGCAAGCGACAACCAAGCACGTGTCGTTATCATCACGCACAGCATGAGTAAGACACAGCTAGCCCATATCACTGATAAGCTCTCAGCTATCAGCGATATGACACTTCTCAATACATTTAAGGTCTTAGGGGAATAA
- the thrB gene encoding homoserine kinase, protein MKITVPATSANIGPGFDSVGVAVSKYLTITVLEPSSQWEVQHDLGDIPTDERNLLIQTALKVKSDLAPHKIDMVSDIPLARGLGSSSSVIVAGIELANQLGELKLSEQEKLDLATQIEGHPDNVAPALFGNLVVASYDGKQTTSVVAPFPDCAFVAFIPSYELKTSDSRGVLPTTFDYSEAVKASSIANLAVSALLTGDLAKAGKAIEADLFHERFRQQLVAEFAPIKELAHKNGAYATYLSGAGPTVMTLIAKDKAAPFVDQLEKLGLDGSIEILNLDIDGLVVTH, encoded by the coding sequence ATGAAAATCACAGTTCCAGCAACGAGTGCGAATATTGGTCCGGGCTTTGACTCCGTTGGGGTTGCTGTCAGCAAATACCTAACCATCACGGTCCTAGAACCGTCTAGTCAGTGGGAAGTGCAGCATGATTTGGGCGACATCCCGACAGATGAGCGCAATCTCCTCATCCAAACGGCACTCAAAGTGAAGTCTGACCTTGCACCACACAAGATTGATATGGTGTCTGATATCCCACTAGCACGTGGTTTAGGGTCATCTAGTTCTGTCATTGTCGCAGGCATTGAACTTGCTAATCAGCTTGGTGAACTTAAGCTTAGCGAGCAAGAAAAACTCGACCTAGCGACACAAATTGAAGGACACCCAGACAATGTTGCACCGGCTTTATTTGGCAATCTCGTTGTCGCAAGCTATGATGGCAAGCAGACGACAAGCGTGGTAGCACCTTTTCCAGACTGTGCTTTTGTCGCTTTCATTCCGAGCTATGAGCTCAAAACCAGCGACAGTCGTGGTGTCTTGCCGACTACTTTTGACTATAGCGAAGCGGTTAAGGCAAGTAGTATCGCTAACCTCGCTGTCTCTGCTCTGTTGACAGGTGATTTGGCAAAGGCAGGAAAAGCTATTGAGGCGGATTTGTTCCATGAACGTTTTCGTCAGCAGTTAGTGGCTGAGTTCGCTCCTATCAAGGAACTAGCTCACAAAAATGGTGCTTATGCGACTTATCTCTCAGGTGCAGGACCGACTGTTATGACCTTGATTGCAAAAGACAAGGCAGCACCATTTGTAGACCAGCTTGAAAAGCTAGGGCTTGATGGCAGTATTGAAATCTTGAACTTAGACATAGACGGTTTAGTAGTAACACATTAA